One genomic region from Oncorhynchus gorbuscha isolate QuinsamMale2020 ecotype Even-year unplaced genomic scaffold, OgorEven_v1.0 Un_scaffold_141:::fragment_3, whole genome shotgun sequence encodes:
- the LOC124017030 gene encoding nibrin-like isoform X3 → MWTLNPLESGGVTHYLLPEKEYVVGRKNCEVILPNDQSISRAHAHLTATDQALTLKDSSKYGTFVNEERLSGDTPRSLTAGDRVTFGVFHSKFSVQQVTVVVCSSCVDNEGKVSLSQTLQLLGGRLTNTWTQDCTHLVMPTVKVTIKTICALLCCRPIVKQEFFTELTEALQQKQPPPKAESFFPEIDEPSLNKDEVDLTERPERKELFTGKTFLFLNAKQQKRLSLAVSCGGGRSQLLEEGSVPVSLLESPLSCVIGMATGNSQALLPHSTKKWADSVGRILQRKGLRFITESEIGLAAIYVSCDKYCNPSNQKADSESMRKKPTIPGATLSQNAPVDETVMPAASRNITAYAVNTEPSQGISGVEVAGVSAVGETPERDQSRTTSHLNRPKPSGRELAGTCTVAETMMSSFSASDSAGGGGSDRKKEELQHPGGGKGDAITRLLATAPRTNGGVQTMSPQKCSSQKQQVSQKCSPQKQSSLTNFFHPVGKKRPREGEESPTVQSEAKFSRREEEKEKMKRTVPQHSETSNPTHTPTGRSQGQHSSGAHLFPGQTEALSEGFSNPAQQGLQSRKRKEMEEETKGSGALEIEMDELESIMSEDMDESDEPMSASQGHRLKLTEQSSTNQGQMSQLTDKSSTNRKQLLETVELTSANKKQRVYPVEPIAANHRSGLDSEERSSASRQQRVEPVAEVKDEGVSFIESKPVNGVTPGHLEEPETDVKQEASGLGSENLPSRLIVVEFKCLTVATPARPKPRPIETHGNVNRKDFKRFCKVPVPGAQGLPNIIGGSDLLAHNRGKNSELEEWLRDAAEDERQNKKEETLGDDLFRYNPKPTKKR, encoded by the exons ATGTGGACACTGAACCCTTTAGAATCCGGAG GTGTCACCCACTACCTCCTGCCAGAGAAGGAGTATGTGGTGGGGCGTAAGAACTGTGAGGTCATCCTGCCCAATGACCAGTCCATCAGCCGGGCTCATGCTCACCTCACTGCTACAGATCag GCCCTGACCCTGAAGGACAGTTCTAAGTATGGCACGTTTGTTAATGAGGAGCGTCTGTCAGGGGACACCCCTCGCAGCCTGACGGCAGGGGACAGAGTGACATTTGGGGTCTTTCACAGCAAATTCAG tgtgcaGCAGGTAACTGTGGTGGTGTGCTCGTCCTGTGTTGATAATGAAGGgaaggtctctctgtctcagacccTGCAGCTTCTGGGTGGCCGGCTGACCAACACCTGGACACAAGACTGCACTCACCTGGTCATGCCCACTGTTAAAGTCACCATCAAG ACTATCTGTGCGTTGTTGTGCTGTCGGCCCATAGTCAAGCAGGAGTTTTTCACTGAGCTCACCGAAGCCCTGCAACAGAAACAACCACCTCCAAAAGCTGAGAG TTTCTTCCCAGAGATAGACGAGCCCAGTCTGAATAAGGATGAGGTGGACCTGACAGAGAGGCCAGAACGTAAAGAACTTTTCACTGGCAAGACCTTCCTCTTCCTCAATGCCAAACAG CAAAAGCGTCTGAGTTTGGCAGTGAGTTGTGGAGGTGGGAGGAGCCAGCTCTTGGAGGAGGGATCTGTCCCTGTGTCACTCCTGGAATCACCATTGAGCTGTGTGATCGGCATGGCAACGGGAAACTCCCAAGCACTACTGCCCCATTCCACTAAGAAGTGGGCAGACTCTGTGGGGAGGATTCTACAGAG GAAAGGTCTTCGATTCATCACAGAGTCTGAGATCGGATTGGCTGCCATCTATGTCAGCTGTGACAAGTACTGCAATCCCTCCAATCAGAAGGCTGACTCAG AATCCATGAGAAAGAAACCCACCATCCCTGGCGCCACGCTATCCCAGAATGCACCAGTGGACGAGACGGTAATGCCAGCGGCATCTCGGAACATCACAGCCTATGCTGTAAACACAGAGCCGTCACAGGGCATCAgtgg GGTGGAGGTGGCTGGGGTGAGCGCAGTTGGAGAGACCCCCGAGAGGGACCAGAGCCGGACCACCTCTCATCTTAACCGACCCAAACCCTCAGGCCGAGAGCTGGCCGGGACCTGCACAGTGGCAGAGACTATGATGTCATCATTCAGCGCCTCAGACAGTGCTGGCGGTGGCGGCTCGGACAGAAAAAAGGAAGAGCTACAACATCCAG GTGGAGGGAAAGGTGATGCTATCACCAGATTACTGGCCACAGCCCCTCGGACCAACGGAGGAGTGCAGACGATGTCCCCACAGAAGTGCTCCTCCCAGAAACAACAGGTCTCCCAGAAATGTTCCCCCCAGAAACAGTCTTCCCTCACTAATTTCTTCCACCCTGTTGGCAAGAAAAG ACCTAGGGAAGGCGAGGAATCCCCTACTGTCCAATCAGAGGCCAAGTTCTccaggagggaagaagagaaggagaagatgaAAAGGACAGTACCACAGCACTCAGAGAcctccaaccccacacacacccccacaggcAGGTCCCAGGGCCAACACAGCTCAGGTGCACATCTGTTTCCAGGTCAGACTGAGGCTCTGTCAGAGGGGTTCTCCAACCCTGCCCAGCAGGGGCTCCAAtccaggaagaggaaggagatggaggaggagactaAAGGGAGTGGGGCTTTAGAGATAGAGATGGACGAACTGGAGTCCATCATGTCTGAGGACATGGACGAATCGGATGAGCCCATGTCAGCCAGTCAAGGCCATCGGTTGAAGCTGACGGAACAGAGTTCAACCAATCAAGGCCAGATGTCTCAACTGACAGACAAGAGCTCAACCAATAGAAAACAGCTCCTAGAGACAGTGGAACTTACCTCTGCCAATAAGAAACAGCGGGTTTATCCAGTGGAACCAATCGCAGCCAATCATAGGTCAGGCTTGGATTCAGAAGAGCGATCGTCAGCCAGCAGACAACAGCGAGTGGAGCCTGTAGCTGAGGTCAAAGACGAAGGGGTGTCTTTCATTGAG TCAAAACCAGTTAATGGTGTGACCCCTGGTCATCTGGAAGAGCCAGAGACTGATGTCAAACAGGAAGCCTCA GGTTTAGGGAGTGAGAATCTCCCCAGCAGACTTATAGTGGTGGAGTTCAAATGCCTCACCGTGGCAACACCGGCAAGACCTAAACCACGCCCCATTGAGACGCATGGCAATGTCAACAGGAAGGACTTTAAACGCTTCTGCAAG gtcccAGTTCCCGGTGCCCAGGGTTTGCCCAACATCATCGGCGGGTCAGACCTGTTGGCCCACAACCGAGGCAAGAACTCTGAGCTGGAGGAGTGGCTGAGAGACGCAGCAGAG